The following are encoded in a window of Thermococcus celericrescens genomic DNA:
- a CDS encoding 30S ribosomal protein S27e: MALPKNLIPMPRSRFLRVKCIDCGNEQIVFSNPATTVRCLVCGATLVEPTGGKGVIKAKILEVLE, translated from the coding sequence ATGGCGCTCCCGAAGAACCTCATCCCGATGCCGAGGAGCAGGTTCCTCCGCGTCAAGTGCATAGACTGCGGCAACGAGCAGATAGTCTTCAGCAACCCGGCAACCACCGTCCGTTGCCTCGTCTGCGGCGCGACCCTCGTCGAGCCGACCGGCGGGAAGGGCGTCATCAAGGCCAAGATACTCGAGGTTCTCGAGTGA